Proteins found in one Streptomyces sp. CB09001 genomic segment:
- the nuoF gene encoding NADH-quinone oxidoreductase subunit NuoF translates to MMTVAAEIRGSSPEKLLAPVLSAFWDEDESWTLDVYRRHEGYEGLRKALAMAPDDLIAYVKESGLRGRGGAGFPTGMKWQFIPQGDGKPHYLVVNADESEPGTCKDIPLLFANPHSLIEGIVIACYAIRSSHAFIYLRGEVVPVLRRLHEAVREAYAAGFLGENILGSGLDLTLTVHAGAGAYICGEETALLDSLEGRRGQPRLRPPFPAVAGLYACPTVVNNVESIASVPAILNKGKDWFRSMGSEKSPGFTLYSLSGHVAGPGQYEAPLGITLRQLLDMSGGMRPGHRLKFWTPGGSSTPMFTEEHLDVPLDYEGVGAAGSMLGTKALQCFDETTCVVRAVTRWTEFYAHESCGKCTPCREGTYWLVQLLRDIEAGKGQMSDLDKLNDIADNINGKSFCALGDGAASPIFSSLKYFREEYEEHITGRGCPFDPAKSTAWADRTEVKA, encoded by the coding sequence GTGATGACCGTGGCAGCCGAGATCAGGGGCAGCAGCCCGGAGAAGCTGCTCGCACCCGTGCTGTCGGCCTTCTGGGACGAGGACGAGTCGTGGACTCTCGACGTCTACCGGAGGCACGAGGGGTACGAGGGACTTCGCAAGGCGCTGGCGATGGCGCCGGACGACCTGATCGCGTACGTCAAGGAGTCCGGTCTGCGTGGACGCGGCGGTGCCGGGTTCCCGACGGGGATGAAGTGGCAGTTCATTCCTCAGGGGGACGGCAAGCCTCACTATCTAGTTGTCAACGCCGACGAATCGGAGCCGGGAACCTGCAAGGACATCCCGCTCCTCTTCGCGAACCCGCACAGCCTCATCGAGGGCATCGTCATCGCGTGTTACGCCATCAGGTCTTCGCATGCCTTCATCTATCTGCGTGGTGAAGTCGTCCCAGTGCTGCGGCGGTTGCACGAGGCCGTGCGCGAGGCCTACGCGGCCGGCTTCCTCGGCGAGAACATCCTGGGCAGCGGACTCGACCTCACCCTCACCGTGCACGCGGGCGCGGGCGCGTACATCTGCGGTGAGGAGACCGCACTGCTCGACTCGCTCGAAGGCCGCCGGGGTCAACCGCGGCTCCGTCCCCCCTTTCCTGCCGTCGCGGGCCTCTACGCGTGCCCGACTGTGGTGAATAACGTCGAATCCATCGCTTCAGTTCCCGCGATCCTGAACAAGGGCAAGGACTGGTTCAGGTCGATGGGCAGCGAGAAGTCCCCGGGCTTCACGCTCTACTCGCTCAGCGGCCACGTCGCGGGCCCCGGCCAGTACGAGGCCCCGCTCGGCATCACACTGCGCCAGCTCCTCGACATGAGCGGCGGCATGCGCCCCGGCCACCGCCTCAAGTTCTGGACGCCCGGCGGTTCCTCGACGCCGATGTTCACCGAGGAGCACCTCGACGTCCCCCTCGACTACGAAGGAGTGGGCGCCGCCGGTTCCATGCTCGGCACCAAGGCGCTCCAGTGCTTCGACGAGACGACCTGCGTCGTGCGCGCCGTCACCCGCTGGACCGAGTTCTACGCCCACGAGTCCTGCGGCAAGTGCACACCCTGCCGCGAAGGCACCTACTGGCTCGTCCAGTTGCTGCGCGACATCGAGGCCGGCAAGGGACAGATGTCCGACCTCGACAAGCTGAACGACATCGCCGACAACATCAACGGCAAGTCCTTCTGCGCCCTCGGCGACGGTGCCGCCTCGCCGATCTTCTCCTCGCTCAAGTACTTCCGCGAGGAGTACGAGGAGCACATCACGGGCCGCGGCTGCCCCTTCGACCCGGCCAAGTCGACGGCCTGGGCCGACCGCACGGAGGTGAAGGCATGA
- a CDS encoding NADH-quinone oxidoreductase subunit G, translated as MTVTTNAPSGGGEAAVPPEDLVSLTIDGAEISVPKGTLVIRAAEQLGIEIPRFCDHPLLDPAGACRQCIVEVEGQRKPMASCTITCTDGMVVKTQLTSPVAEKAQHGVMELLLINHPLDCPVCDKGGECPLQNQAMSHGQADSRFEGKKRTYEKPVAISTQVLLDRERCVLCARCTRFSNQVAGDPMIELIERGALQQVGTGEGDPFESYFSGNTIQICPVGALTSAAYRFRSRPFDLISSPSVCEHCSGGCATRTDHRRGKVMRRLAANEPEVNEEWICDKGRFGFRYAQQRDRLTTPLVRNAEGELEPASWPEALQIAAQGLLASRGRTGVLTGGRLTVEDAYAYSKFARVALDTNDIDFRARVHSAEEADFLAARIAGRGRDLDGTGVTYTSLEKAPAVLLVGFEAEEEAPGVFLRLRKAWRGHGQKVFSLATHATRGLEKAGGTLLPAAPGTETEWLDALASGVGLEEGGAQAAEALRAEGAVIVVGERLASVAGGLTSAVRTSTATGARLVWIPRRAGERGAIEAGALPSLLPGGRPATDPRAREEVAALWGLADLPHRYGRDTGEIIEAAARGELQALLVAGVEVADLPDPTRARAALDEAGFVVSLELRPSEVTERADVVLPVAAVAEKPGTFLNWEGRVRFFEAALKPDQMTRRLAPADARVLQMLADAMDVHLGLPDLRTTRAEIDRLGAWDGPRAGEPLQTASALPRPAAGEAVLAGHRLLLDQGLLQQGDEALAGTRHAARARLSAATAAEAGVKDGDVLAVTGPAGVVELPLQVTEMPDRVVWLPLNSAGSGVASDAGVLPGTLVRIGPATPAGAAPKEVEA; from the coding sequence ATGACAGTGACCACCAATGCTCCCTCGGGAGGGGGAGAGGCGGCGGTCCCGCCGGAGGACCTCGTATCGCTGACGATCGACGGCGCCGAGATCAGTGTCCCCAAGGGCACGCTGGTCATCCGGGCCGCCGAGCAGCTCGGCATCGAGATCCCCCGGTTCTGCGACCACCCCCTCCTCGACCCGGCCGGCGCCTGCCGCCAGTGCATCGTCGAGGTCGAGGGCCAGCGCAAGCCCATGGCGTCCTGCACCATCACCTGCACCGACGGCATGGTGGTGAAGACACAGCTCACCTCCCCCGTCGCCGAGAAGGCACAGCACGGTGTGATGGAGCTGCTGCTCATCAACCACCCGCTGGACTGCCCGGTCTGCGACAAGGGCGGCGAGTGCCCCCTGCAGAACCAGGCGATGTCGCACGGCCAGGCCGACTCCCGCTTCGAGGGCAAGAAGCGGACCTACGAGAAGCCGGTGGCGATCTCGACGCAGGTGCTGCTCGACCGCGAGCGCTGCGTGCTGTGCGCCCGCTGCACCCGGTTCTCCAACCAGGTCGCGGGCGACCCGATGATCGAGCTGATCGAGCGGGGCGCGCTCCAGCAGGTCGGTACCGGCGAGGGCGACCCCTTCGAGTCGTACTTCTCCGGCAACACCATCCAGATCTGCCCGGTCGGCGCCCTGACCTCGGCGGCCTACCGGTTCCGCTCCCGGCCCTTCGACCTGATCTCCTCGCCGTCGGTGTGCGAGCACTGCTCCGGCGGCTGCGCGACCCGCACCGACCACCGGCGCGGCAAGGTCATGCGGCGCCTCGCGGCCAACGAGCCCGAGGTCAACGAGGAGTGGATCTGCGACAAGGGGCGTTTCGGCTTCCGGTACGCCCAGCAGCGGGACCGGCTCACCACGCCCCTGGTGCGCAACGCCGAGGGCGAGCTGGAGCCGGCCTCCTGGCCGGAGGCGCTGCAGATCGCCGCGCAGGGACTGCTTGCCTCCAGGGGCCGCACCGGCGTCCTGACCGGCGGGCGGCTCACCGTCGAGGACGCCTACGCGTACAGCAAGTTCGCGCGCGTGGCGCTCGACACCAACGACATCGACTTCCGCGCGCGCGTGCACAGCGCCGAGGAGGCCGACTTCCTGGCCGCCCGGATCGCCGGACGCGGCCGCGACCTGGACGGCACCGGCGTCACGTACACGTCGCTGGAGAAGGCGCCCGCGGTCCTGCTGGTCGGCTTCGAGGCCGAGGAGGAGGCGCCCGGCGTCTTCCTCCGGCTGCGCAAGGCCTGGCGGGGGCACGGGCAGAAGGTCTTCTCGCTGGCCACGCACGCCACGCGGGGCCTGGAGAAGGCGGGCGGCACCCTGCTCCCCGCCGCCCCCGGCACCGAGACCGAGTGGCTGGACGCCCTCGCGAGCGGCGTCGGCCTGGAGGAGGGCGGCGCCCAGGCGGCCGAGGCCCTGCGCGCCGAGGGCGCCGTGATCGTCGTCGGCGAACGGCTGGCGTCCGTGGCCGGCGGCCTCACCTCCGCCGTACGGACCTCGACGGCGACCGGCGCCCGGCTGGTGTGGATCCCGCGCCGGGCCGGAGAGCGCGGCGCGATCGAGGCGGGCGCACTGCCGTCGCTGCTGCCCGGTGGGCGCCCGGCGACCGACCCGCGCGCGCGTGAGGAGGTCGCCGCCCTGTGGGGCCTGGCCGACCTCCCGCACCGCTACGGCCGCGACACCGGCGAGATCATCGAGGCCGCGGCCCGGGGCGAACTCCAGGCGCTGCTCGTGGCGGGCGTGGAGGTCGCCGACCTGCCCGACCCCACGCGCGCGCGTGCGGCACTCGACGAGGCCGGGTTCGTGGTGTCGCTGGAGCTGCGGCCCAGCGAGGTCACCGAACGCGCCGACGTCGTCCTGCCCGTCGCCGCGGTCGCCGAGAAGCCCGGCACCTTCCTGAACTGGGAGGGCAGGGTGCGCTTCTTCGAGGCCGCGCTCAAGCCCGACCAGATGACCCGCCGCCTGGCCCCCGCCGACGCCCGCGTCCTGCAGATGCTGGCCGACGCCATGGACGTCCACCTCGGCCTGCCCGATCTGCGCACCACGCGCGCGGAGATCGACCGGCTCGGTGCCTGGGACGGGCCGCGGGCCGGTGAGCCGCTGCAGACCGCGAGCGCGCTGCCGCGGCCGGCCGCCGGAGAGGCCGTACTGGCCGGGCACCGGCTCCTGCTCGACCAGGGCCTGTTGCAGCAGGGCGACGAGGCGCTCGCAGGCACCCGGCACGCCGCCCGCGCGCGGCTGTCGGCCGCCACGGCAGCCGAGGCGGGCGTCAAGGACGGCGACGTCCTCGCCGTGACCGGCCCCGCCGGAGTCGTCGAACTCCCGCTGCAGGTCACCGAGATGCCCGACCGGGTGGTCTGGCTTCCGCTGAACTCGGCCGGCTCCGGTGTCGCCTCCGACGCCGGGGTACTGCCCGGAACCCTCGTCCGCATCGGTCCGGCGACGCCCGCGGGCGCCGCCCCCAAGGAGGTGGAGGCATGA
- the nuoH gene encoding NADH-quinone oxidoreductase subunit NuoH, with product MSPYLAAEDLSMFGTDPWWLVVVKAVFCFAFLMVTVLFSIVWERKVVAWMQLRIGPNRHGPWGMLQSLADGIKLMLKEDLVVKRADKAVYILAPIVAAIPAFMAIAVIPFGPAGNEVSIFGHRTAMQLTDLPIAMLFILAVASVGIYGIVLAGWSSGSTYPLLGGLRSCAQMISYEIAMGAAFASVFLYSGSMSTSEIVAQQDDRWYIVLLPVSFILYIVTMVGETNRAPFDMPESEGDLVGGFNTEYSSIKFAMFMLAEYVNMVTVSAVATTLFLGGWRAPWPISTFWEGANHGWWPLLWFVIKVQLLLFFFIWLRGTLPRVRYDQLMKLGWKVLIPVSLVWLMLVATVRALRNENYGFSDIALYIGGGVLVLLLLSFLVDMYRDKGGKAADRPAETETETGTGTGTEAAFDPMAGGFPVPPMPGQQVPPVPRRRPRRERELIVSGGPDTHSDGPAGGPTDGKEASDG from the coding sequence ATGAGCCCGTACCTCGCCGCTGAAGACCTCTCGATGTTCGGCACCGACCCCTGGTGGCTGGTGGTCGTCAAGGCGGTGTTCTGCTTCGCCTTCCTGATGGTGACCGTGCTGTTCTCCATCGTGTGGGAGCGCAAGGTCGTCGCCTGGATGCAGCTGCGCATCGGTCCGAACCGGCACGGCCCCTGGGGCATGCTCCAGTCGCTCGCCGACGGCATCAAGCTGATGCTCAAGGAAGACCTCGTCGTCAAGCGCGCCGACAAGGCGGTCTACATCCTCGCGCCGATCGTGGCGGCCATCCCGGCCTTCATGGCGATCGCGGTGATCCCCTTCGGACCGGCCGGCAACGAGGTCTCGATCTTCGGCCACCGCACCGCCATGCAGCTCACCGACCTGCCGATTGCCATGCTGTTCATCCTGGCGGTCGCCTCGGTCGGCATCTACGGCATCGTGCTCGCCGGCTGGAGCTCCGGATCGACGTACCCGCTGCTCGGCGGCCTGCGCTCCTGCGCCCAGATGATCTCCTACGAGATCGCGATGGGGGCCGCGTTCGCCTCGGTGTTCCTCTACTCCGGGTCGATGTCCACCTCGGAGATCGTTGCCCAGCAGGACGACCGCTGGTACATCGTGCTGCTGCCGGTCTCCTTCATCCTCTACATCGTCACGATGGTCGGCGAGACCAACCGCGCCCCCTTCGACATGCCCGAGTCCGAGGGCGACCTGGTGGGCGGCTTCAACACCGAGTACTCGTCGATCAAGTTCGCGATGTTCATGCTCGCCGAGTACGTGAACATGGTGACGGTCTCGGCGGTCGCCACCACGCTGTTCCTCGGCGGCTGGCGGGCCCCCTGGCCGATCAGCACCTTCTGGGAGGGCGCCAACCACGGCTGGTGGCCGCTGCTCTGGTTCGTGATCAAGGTCCAGTTGCTGCTGTTCTTCTTCATCTGGCTGCGCGGCACTCTTCCCCGGGTCCGCTACGACCAGTTGATGAAGCTCGGCTGGAAGGTCCTCATCCCGGTCTCCCTGGTCTGGCTGATGCTGGTCGCGACCGTGCGGGCCCTCAGGAACGAGAACTACGGCTTCAGCGACATCGCCCTCTACATCGGCGGCGGCGTCCTGGTCCTGCTGCTGTTGTCTTTCCTCGTCGACATGTACCGCGACAAGGGCGGCAAGGCCGCCGACCGGCCTGCCGAGACCGAGACCGAGACCGGGACCGGGACCGGGACCGAGGCCGCCTTCGACCCGATGGCCGGCGGATTCCCCGTCCCGCCGATGCCCGGACAGCAGGTGCCGCCGGTGCCCAGGCGCCGTCCCCGCCGGGAGCGGGAGCTGATTGTCAGTGGTGGGCCCGATACTCACAGTGACGGACCTGCGGGCGGACCTACGGATGGAAAGGAGGCGTCCGATGGCTGA
- the nuoI gene encoding NADH-quinone oxidoreductase subunit NuoI: MAEEREEHRDNTEHVDHKGTDPGFMNPVAGFGVTFKAMFKKRLTEQYPEQQKTTAPRFHGRHQLNRHPDGLEKCVGCELCAWACPADAIYVEGADNTDEERYSPGERYGRVYQINYARCILCGLCIEACPTRALTMTNEFELADSSRANLIFTKDQLLAGLEEGMVDSPHAIYPGTDEQDYYRGLVTEAAPGTVQQVAHSKGEVVQEGDSTFGATEPASEEVIRR, encoded by the coding sequence ATGGCTGAGGAACGCGAAGAACACAGGGACAACACGGAACACGTGGACCACAAGGGGACCGACCCCGGTTTCATGAATCCCGTGGCCGGCTTCGGCGTGACCTTCAAGGCCATGTTCAAGAAGCGGCTGACCGAGCAGTACCCGGAGCAGCAGAAGACCACCGCTCCACGCTTCCACGGACGGCACCAGCTCAACCGCCATCCGGACGGCCTGGAGAAGTGCGTCGGCTGCGAGCTGTGCGCCTGGGCCTGTCCCGCCGACGCCATCTACGTGGAGGGCGCGGACAACACCGACGAGGAGCGCTACTCGCCGGGCGAGCGGTACGGCCGCGTCTACCAGATCAACTACGCCCGCTGCATCCTGTGCGGCCTGTGCATCGAGGCGTGCCCCACGCGCGCGTTGACGATGACCAACGAGTTCGAGCTGGCCGACTCCAGCCGTGCCAACCTCATCTTCACCAAGGACCAGCTGCTCGCCGGTCTGGAGGAGGGCATGGTCGACTCGCCCCACGCCATCTACCCGGGCACCGACGAACAGGACTACTACCGGGGCCTGGTCACCGAGGCCGCGCCCGGCACGGTCCAGCAGGTCGCCCACTCCAAGGGCGAGGTGGTCCAGGAGGGCGACTCGACCTTCGGCGCGACGGAGCCGGCGTCGGAGGAGGTGATCCGCCGATGA
- a CDS encoding NADH-quinone oxidoreductase subunit J, with translation MSAQLAAAATLSAGTSTGEAVQFWILGTVAVIGALCTVFMKKAVHSALCLAGTMIVLAVFYLANGAYFLGIVQIVVYTGAIMMLFLFVVMLVGVTAADSLKETIKGQRWLALLSGLGFGILLIAGIGNASVSEFTGLAQANANGNVEGIASLIFTKYVFTFEITGALLITAAVGAMVLTHRERTERARTQRELSEQRIREGRHLPPLPAPGVYARHNAVDIAGLLPDGTPSELTVSKTLRERGQIRDVSMEALGDLKALEQRAEDRLERKAAGPDSKQSEEASK, from the coding sequence ATGAGCGCGCAGCTCGCCGCCGCGGCCACTCTCTCCGCCGGTACCTCCACCGGAGAGGCCGTCCAGTTCTGGATCCTCGGCACGGTCGCGGTGATCGGCGCCCTGTGCACCGTCTTCATGAAGAAGGCCGTGCACAGCGCGCTGTGCCTCGCCGGGACGATGATCGTCCTGGCGGTGTTCTACCTCGCCAACGGCGCCTACTTCCTGGGCATCGTGCAGATCGTCGTCTACACCGGCGCCATCATGATGCTGTTCCTGTTCGTGGTGATGCTCGTCGGTGTCACCGCGGCGGACTCGTTGAAGGAGACCATCAAGGGCCAGCGCTGGCTGGCCCTGCTGTCCGGGCTCGGCTTCGGCATCCTGCTGATCGCCGGCATCGGCAACGCCTCCGTCTCGGAGTTCACCGGCCTCGCCCAGGCCAACGCGAACGGCAACGTGGAGGGCATCGCGTCCCTCATCTTCACCAAGTACGTCTTCACCTTCGAGATCACCGGTGCCCTGCTCATCACGGCCGCCGTCGGTGCCATGGTGCTCACCCACCGCGAGCGCACCGAGCGCGCCCGAACCCAGCGCGAGCTGTCCGAGCAGCGCATCCGCGAGGGCAGGCACCTGCCGCCGCTGCCGGCACCCGGCGTGTACGCCCGGCACAACGCGGTCGACATCGCGGGGCTGCTGCCCGACGGCACCCCCTCCGAGCTGACGGTCAGCAAGACGCTGCGCGAGCGGGGCCAGATCCGTGACGTGTCGATGGAGGCCCTGGGCGACCTGAAGGCGCTGGAGCAGCGGGCCGAGGACCGGCTGGAACGCAAGGCGGCCGGTCCCGACTCCAAGCAGTCCGAGGAGGCGTCGAAGTGA
- the nuoK gene encoding NADH-quinone oxidoreductase subunit NuoK, with the protein MNPVNYLYLAALLFTIGATGVLVRRNAIVVFMCIELMLNACNLAFVAFSRMHGNLDGQIIAFFTMVVAAAEVVVGLAIIVSLFRSRHSASVDDASLMKL; encoded by the coding sequence GTGAACCCCGTCAACTACCTCTACCTCGCGGCGCTGCTGTTCACGATCGGTGCCACCGGCGTGCTGGTCCGGCGCAACGCGATCGTGGTCTTCATGTGCATCGAGCTGATGCTCAACGCCTGCAACCTCGCGTTCGTCGCCTTCTCCCGCATGCACGGCAACCTCGACGGCCAGATCATCGCCTTCTTCACGATGGTCGTCGCCGCCGCGGAGGTCGTGGTCGGGCTCGCGATCATCGTGTCCCTGTTCCGTTCCCGCCACTCGGCCTCGGTCGACGACGCCAGCCTGATGAAGCTGTGA
- the nuoL gene encoding NADH-quinone oxidoreductase subunit L, with the protein MENLIALLVAAPLLGAAVLLCGGRRLDRVGHWIGTLLAAVSFVIGVVLFADLLGSGAEDRTLTQHLFSWIPVEGFQADVAFRLDQLSMTFVLLITGVGSLIHLYSVAYMEHDERRRRFFGYLNLFLAAMLILVLADNYLLLYVGWEGVGLASYLLIGFWQHKPSAATAAKKAFLVNRVGDMGLSIGIMLMFLWFGTFAFGPVLGGHGEAGLAAGADEGKLTAIALMLLLAACGKSAQVPLQSWLGDAMEGPTPVSALIHAATMVTAGVYLIVRSGAIFNGAPDAQLVVTIVGAVTLLFGAIVGCAKDDIKKALAGSTMSQIGYMVLAAGLGPIGYVFAIMHLVTHGFFKAGLFLGAGSVMHGMNDEVDMRRYGGLRKYMPVTFVTFGLGYLAIIGFPGLSGFFSKDKIIEAAFAKGGTEGWILGACALLGAAITAYYMTRVMLMTFFGEERWRNAPTPSPAKPDVEPAAKTGGEYEPPHPHESPGLMTIPMIVLAVGSVGAGAFFSIGDRFMHWLEPITGHSHGDSPISAGAVTGATVACMVIGVAVAWAQYGRRPVPAVAPRGSLLTRAARRDLLQDDFNHVVLVRGGEHLTRSLVYVDHTVVDGVVNGTAASVGGLSGRMRKLQNGFARSYAVSMFGGAALLVAATLLMRAV; encoded by the coding sequence GTGGAGAACCTGATTGCGCTGCTGGTGGCGGCGCCCCTGCTCGGAGCGGCGGTCCTGCTGTGCGGCGGACGCCGGCTGGACCGCGTCGGCCACTGGATCGGCACGCTGCTGGCCGCCGTGTCCTTCGTGATCGGCGTCGTCCTCTTCGCCGACCTGCTCGGCAGCGGCGCCGAGGACCGTACCCTGACGCAGCACCTGTTCAGCTGGATCCCGGTGGAGGGATTCCAGGCCGACGTCGCCTTCCGGCTCGACCAGCTGTCGATGACGTTCGTCCTGCTGATCACCGGCGTCGGCTCGCTCATCCACCTGTACTCGGTCGCGTACATGGAGCACGACGAGCGCCGCCGCCGTTTCTTCGGCTACCTGAACCTGTTCCTCGCGGCGATGCTGATCCTCGTCCTCGCCGACAACTACCTGCTGCTGTACGTCGGCTGGGAGGGAGTCGGCCTCGCTTCGTACCTGCTGATCGGCTTCTGGCAGCACAAGCCCAGTGCCGCCACCGCCGCGAAGAAGGCATTCCTGGTCAACCGCGTCGGCGACATGGGCCTGTCCATCGGCATCATGCTGATGTTCCTGTGGTTCGGCACCTTCGCCTTCGGACCGGTGCTCGGCGGCCACGGGGAGGCCGGGCTTGCGGCCGGGGCGGACGAGGGCAAGCTCACCGCGATCGCCCTGATGCTGCTGCTCGCCGCCTGTGGCAAGTCGGCCCAGGTGCCGCTGCAGTCCTGGCTCGGCGACGCGATGGAGGGCCCGACCCCGGTCTCGGCCCTCATCCACGCCGCGACCATGGTGACGGCGGGCGTGTACCTGATCGTCCGTTCCGGCGCCATCTTCAACGGCGCGCCGGACGCGCAACTGGTGGTCACCATCGTGGGCGCGGTCACGCTGCTCTTCGGTGCGATCGTCGGTTGTGCCAAGGACGACATCAAGAAGGCCCTGGCCGGTTCGACCATGTCGCAGATCGGCTACATGGTGCTCGCCGCGGGCCTCGGCCCGATCGGCTACGTCTTCGCGATCATGCACCTGGTGACGCACGGCTTCTTCAAGGCCGGCCTGTTCCTCGGCGCCGGTTCCGTCATGCACGGCATGAACGACGAGGTCGACATGCGCCGCTACGGCGGACTGCGCAAGTACATGCCGGTCACCTTCGTCACCTTCGGTCTCGGCTACCTCGCCATCATCGGCTTCCCGGGCCTGTCCGGCTTCTTCTCCAAGGACAAGATCATCGAGGCGGCGTTCGCCAAGGGCGGCACCGAGGGCTGGATCCTCGGCGCCTGCGCCCTGCTCGGCGCGGCCATCACCGCGTACTACATGACACGCGTGATGCTGATGACGTTCTTCGGCGAGGAGCGCTGGCGCAACGCCCCGACGCCGTCGCCCGCGAAGCCGGACGTGGAGCCCGCCGCCAAGACAGGCGGCGAGTACGAACCGCCGCACCCGCACGAGTCGCCGGGCCTCATGACGATCCCGATGATCGTGCTGGCCGTCGGATCGGTCGGGGCCGGTGCCTTCTTCAGCATCGGCGACCGTTTCATGCACTGGCTGGAGCCCATCACCGGGCACAGCCACGGCGACTCGCCGATCAGCGCCGGGGCGGTCACCGGGGCGACGGTGGCCTGCATGGTCATCGGCGTCGCCGTCGCCTGGGCGCAGTACGGGCGCCGTCCGGTCCCGGCCGTCGCCCCGCGCGGATCGCTGCTCACCCGGGCCGCCCGGCGCGACCTGCTCCAGGACGACTTCAACCACGTCGTCCTGGTCCGTGGCGGCGAGCACCTGACGCGCTCCCTGGTCTACGTCGACCACACCGTGGTCGACGGAGTCGTCAACGGGACGGCGGCCTCGGTCGGCGGCCTGTCCGGGCGGATGCGCAAGCTGCAGAACGGCTTCGCGCGCTCGTACGCGGTCTCGATGTTCGGCGGTGCGGCACTCCTCGTCGCCGCGACCCTGCTGATGAGGGCGGTCTGA
- a CDS encoding NADH-quinone oxidoreductase subunit M codes for MSFPLLTVTAALPAVGAIATAAVPAAKRTAAKWLALLVSLATLGLAIAVLVRFDPDGDRYQLTESHSWIADFGVRYELGVDGIAVALIALTALLIPFIILAGWHDADPLETGSSRWRPTQGFFALILAVEAMVIISFEATDVFLFYIFFEAMLIPLYFLIGGFGDRAHEHGEKTAATQRSYAAVKFLLYNLAGGLIMLAAVIGLYVVAGNFSLTEIAEARANGSLDMATSTERWLFLGFFFAFAVKAPLFPLHTWLPNAMGESTAPVAVLITAVVDKVGTFAMLRFCLQLFPEASKWATPVILVLAVISIIYGALLAVGQRDIKRLIAYASISHFGFIIMGIFAMTSQGQSGATLYMVNHGISTAVLMLIAGFLISRRGSRLIADFGGVQKVAPILAGTFLIGGLATLSLPGLAPFVSEFLVLVGTFTRYPVIGIIATFGIVLAALYTLVLYQRTMTGPVKAEVNGMPDLRVRELVVVAPLVALLIFLGVFPKPVTDIVNPAVEQTMSDVHKTDPQPEVEAAK; via the coding sequence ATGTCCTTTCCCCTGCTGACAGTCACGGCGGCCCTCCCGGCCGTCGGGGCGATCGCCACGGCAGCCGTGCCGGCCGCGAAACGCACCGCGGCCAAGTGGCTGGCGCTGCTGGTCTCGCTGGCCACGCTCGGGCTGGCGATCGCGGTCCTGGTCCGCTTCGACCCCGACGGCGACCGCTACCAGCTCACCGAGTCCCATTCCTGGATCGCGGACTTCGGCGTCCGCTACGAACTGGGTGTGGACGGCATCGCGGTGGCGCTGATCGCGCTGACCGCCCTGCTGATCCCGTTCATCATCCTCGCGGGCTGGCACGACGCCGACCCGCTGGAGACCGGCAGCAGCCGGTGGCGGCCGACGCAGGGCTTCTTCGCCCTGATCCTGGCCGTCGAGGCGATGGTGATCATCTCCTTCGAGGCCACCGACGTCTTCCTCTTCTACATCTTCTTCGAAGCGATGCTGATCCCGCTGTACTTCCTGATCGGCGGCTTCGGGGACCGGGCGCACGAGCACGGCGAGAAGACGGCGGCGACCCAGCGGTCGTACGCCGCGGTGAAGTTCCTCCTCTACAACCTGGCCGGCGGTCTGATCATGCTGGCCGCGGTGATCGGGCTGTACGTGGTCGCCGGGAACTTCTCGCTCACGGAGATCGCCGAGGCCCGGGCCAACGGCTCGCTGGACATGGCGACCAGCACCGAGCGCTGGCTCTTCCTCGGCTTCTTCTTCGCCTTCGCGGTGAAGGCGCCGCTGTTCCCGCTGCACACCTGGCTGCCCAACGCCATGGGGGAGTCGACCGCGCCGGTCGCCGTGCTCATCACGGCGGTCGTCGACAAGGTCGGCACCTTCGCGATGCTCCGCTTCTGCCTCCAGCTCTTCCCGGAGGCCAGCAAGTGGGCGACGCCGGTCATCCTGGTCCTGGCGGTCATCAGCATCATCTACGGCGCGCTGCTCGCGGTCGGCCAGCGCGACATCAAGCGGCTGATCGCCTACGCGTCGATCTCGCACTTCGGCTTCATCATCATGGGCATCTTCGCGATGACCAGCCAGGGCCAGTCCGGCGCCACGCTGTACATGGTCAACCACGGCATCTCGACCGCCGTGCTGATGCTGATCGCCGGATTCCTGATCTCGCGGCGCGGCTCGCGGCTCATCGCCGACTTCGGCGGTGTGCAGAAGGTCGCCCCGATCCTGGCCGGCACCTTCCTGATCGGCGGCCTCGCGACCCTCTCCCTGCCGGGCCTCGCGCCCTTCGTCAGTGAGTTCCTGGTCCTGGTCGGCACGTTCACCCGCTATCCGGTGATCGGCATCATCGCCACCTTCGGCATCGTCCTCGCCGCCCTCTACACCCTCGTCCTCTACCAGCGGACGATGACGGGCCCGGTGAAGGCCGAGGTGAACGGGATGCCCGACCTGCGGGTGCGTGAGCTGGTGGTCGTGGCACCGCTGGTGGCGCTGCTGATCTTCCTGGGCGTCTTCCCGAAGCCCGTGACGGACATCGTCAACCCGGCGGTGGAGCAGACCATGTCCGACGTACACAAGACGGACCCCCAGCCTGAGGTGGAGGCGGCCAAGTGA